The DNA sequence AAAATTGTGTAAACTAATTTACCTTTAACAAAATTATTAAATAATTATACTCCTAATTTACAATTAAAAAACAAAGGTGAGCAGTAATCGAAAAGATCATAAATCTTTTAAAGCTAGGGGTACTGCTTCTACCACATCTCCAGCTATAACACCCCTTTCACCTTTTTCCGCAGCTACAATTTCCCCAGCCAAACCATGTAAATAAACACCTAATAAGGCAGCTTTTTTTGTTGATAATCCCTGAGCCAACAAACCGGCAATTAAACCAGCTAAAACATCACCAGTTCCGGCTGTAGCCAAAGCAGAAGAACCTGTTGAATTTATGTAAACCTCTTGTTCAAGGGTAGTAATAATAGTTACCACACCCTTTAAAACTGTAATAGCTTGAAAAGTATTTGCGGCCTGTAGAGCCACATCCACCGGGTTTTTTAGCACTTGCTCTGTAGTTATTTTTAACAAACGAGCCATTTCCCCAGGATGAGGTGTAAGAATTAGCGGTGCTTTTTTCTGAGCCAATAGTTCCGGCTCCTGGGCTAAAACATTTAAGCCATCAGCATCTAAAACAAGCGGCATTTTAAATTGTATTATTTTAGTTAATAGTTCTTTAATTCCTTTTTCAGTTTTTAAACCAGGTCCAAAAACCAAAGCCTTTTTACCCGCTAAATTAGCTTTAATAATTGGCCACGCCTCTGCAGCCAAAGTACCCTTTTCCGTCTCAGGCAGTGCTAAAGTAATTGCCTCCGGTAAAGCTAAATTAAAAAAAGGAGCCTGAGATTGAGGCACACCTACCGTAACTAAACCAGCACCTGAACGCAAAACCGCCTTACTTGCTAAATAAGCTGCACCCATCATCCCTTGGGAACCAGCTAATACTAAAACATGTCCAAAAGTATTTTTATGACCTGTTTCATCACGCAGCGGCAAACACTTTTGAGCCATTTGACGTTCAAAATAGTATTGTTTTATATCCACTAATTCCAAACCTGATTCTGGGATAGAAATATCGGCAATAAACAATTTGCCAATATTTTTTTTAGCCGGATAAAGCAATTGTCCCCTTTTAGCCCAAGCAAAAGTAACAGTATAATTAGCCTGCACACAAGGCTTGGCAACATAACCCTGATCAGCATCTACCCCAGTAGGCACATCAATAGCCAATACCGGTATAGAGGCATGATTTACTAATTTAATAGTTTTGACAATATTCTCAGGAAGTGATGCTCGCAGACCAGTACCCAAAATACCATCAATAACTAAAGTAGAATTACTTAAACATAATTTTAATAAATAAAAGCTATGTTCATCAGCTAAGTAGTGACCTTTAATCCCTTGGTCCTTTAAAAGTTCCCAATTTTTTCGTACCAAACCAGGCCATTCTTCAGGAGGAAAAAGGAAAAATAGATTAATTTCCATACCCTGTTGATAAAGATGACGAGCAGCAACAAGGGCATCCCCCCCATTATTACCTTTACCGATTAAAAACAATAGGCTTTGTTTTGGCTCCGCCCCGATTACATTTTCCACAGCCAAAGCCACAGCCCGGCCGGCATTTTCCATTAATAATAGTGGGGGAATTCTTTTTTCTTTTTGAGCCCATAAATCAATTTTTCTCATGTCACTACCTGTAATAATTCGCAATCTAATCACCCTTCCCGATGGCCACTGCCAAAGCATAATCATGACAGTGTGAAATGCTTATTTTTATCTCGGCGATTCCCTTTGCGGTTAAAATCTTTTGTAAGGCTTGACTAAATTTCACCCGCGGACAGCCCAGAGAATCAGACTCAATAATTAAATCATGCCAAGAAAGACGAAATAAACCTAAACCCAAACATTTCAAGATTGCTTCTTTCGCGGCAAACCTGCCAGCTAAAGATTCCCAAGGATTTCCCCTAGAAAGACAATATTCCTTTTCCGCTGATGTTAAAATTCGCTCCCAAAATTGTGGGTAACGCTCAGTAAGCTGTTTGATCCTTTTTATTTCAATTATATCGGTACCAACATAAAGCAAATTACGACCTCCCTTAAGCCAATTCCTCCGCAATTACTTCCGCAATTTTAGCGGTTATTTTTTCTAATTGTACTTTATCCATTCCTTCGGCCATAATCCTTAATAAAGGTTCGGTACCAGAGGGTCTGACCAAAAGACGGCCATTAGCCCCCAACAATCTCTCTCCCTCGGAAATAGCAGTAGCAATAGCCTCATTTTCTTGCCAGTCTTCCTTATTTTTCACCTTAACATTAACTAATACTTGTGGATATACAGTCATTTGCTTTACCAATTCACTTAAAGGCTCCCTAGTTTCCCTAATTATTTTCAACAATTGTAAAGCTGTTAAAAGACCGTCACCAGTAGTGTTTTGCCGCAGGAAAATAATATGTCCAGATTGCTCCCCACCCAAAATGGCTCCACTTTGCAGCATTTTCTCCAAAACATAACGATCACCAACTTGAGTTTCATAAACCTGCACACCAGCCTCTTGAAAAGCCTTTTTTAAACCTAAATTACTCATCACCGTAACTACAATTTTCCCCTTTAAAAGACCTTTAGCCTGCAAATCAAGACCACAAATCACTAAAGTCTGATCACCATCCACGATTTTACCATTTTCATCAACAAAAAGAACCCGATCCCCATCCCCATCATGTGCAATCCCCAAATTAGCTTCATATTTTAAAACCGCATCTTGTAGGGCCCGCAGATGTGTAGAACCACAATTATGATTAATATTTACCCCTGTAGGTAAATCATTAATACTAATTACCTGTGCACCTAATTCACGATAAACCCGAGGAGCAATTTCGCTAACTGCTCCATGAGCACAATCTACTACAATTCTTAAACCAGTAAGTGGAACATTTACCGCTTCTTTTAAAAACTGGCCATATCGATTCAAAGCATTAGGGAAAGGAATTATTCTACCCACATCACCACCAATGGGTCTGGGTAAATTTTCCGTACCCCGCAAAACAAGGGTCTCTATTTTTTCCTCAACTTCATCTGGCAATTTATAACCAAATTCATCAAAAAACTTAATACCATTATCCTCAAATGAATTATGGGAAGCCGAAATCATTACTCCGGCACATGTTTTTATTTCTTTAGTTAAATAAGCCACCCCTGGTGTGGGAATAACACCTGCAGCATAAACATCTACCCCTGCCGAACAAATACCTGCAGCTAAAGCACTTTCCAACATAGAACTGGAAATCCTAGTATCAATACCTAATAAAATGGCTGTCCGTTCATCACTATTTTTTAAAAGCGTACCAGCGGCTCTGCCCAAACTAAAAGCTAATTCTGGGGTTAATTCTTGATTAGCCAATCCCCTCACCCCATCAGTTCCAAAAAGCTTACTCATTTTTACCAATACCCCTTCCCTTAATCTTCTTCTTCCACCTCTACCTTACTAAGTGTAACTTCAATCCGCTGTGGTTCCATTTTTTCAACCTGTAAATTAGATGGTAACTCAATCTTTACAGCTAAATTATGCACACCTGGCTTTAAATCCGCGACATCAATAAAAGCCTTAATTTCACTTTTTTCCAATTCCATATCTGTCCGCGGTCCCTTAATACTAACCTGTACTTTATCAGTTTTTAAAGCAACACGATCATCACCAGCCAAATTAAGTACAGTTATAGGAACATCTGTAAAGTCTTTCACAACAGTAATCGCCTCAACTTGTACCAAGACCTTTACTACAGGTTGATAAAGTAAACTTACTCCTTCCGGGGGAATTAAAGCCACTTGCGTAGAATAGCTTTCTTTAATGCCTGTAATATCAATTGGGGCAGTATTTACTTGATAAATTTGACTCAAAGCCTCATAACTTCCCGTAATTCTAACTGTTTCCGGATCTAAAATCACCCTAGCAACCCGAAAACCTTCTGCTGGTCCACCTTTAATATTCGGTTTAATGGCAACAGTTTTACTATCCGTGTTCTCCGTAATTGGCACAAAAACCTGAATGTTTTGTGGACTAATTTCAAATTGTCCAGAAACAATTTCCCCCTTCTTGGTCAATAAAGTTACAGGAGGATTAAGAACTAAATTATCCTTGGCCTGTTCCACATTAACCGTAATTAAAGCAGTATCCAAATCAGCCAATAAACCACTTGCCCCTCTAACCACAACCGTAGAAGGTTCCAAAACCGGTTCAAAATAGGAATAACCAGGAGCAACCGTCCCTTGGGTAATCACCCTAATGGGCAGTTGCTTTTCTTTTATTTCATCAATGTGTAAATTAAGACTGGCTGGTCTAATAGCAACTAATTCTACCCCTGCAGGTAAACTGACACTTACCCAATAAGTACCTTCACCCAATTTAGCCCCAGCTAAATTTACCACCGCTTTAATTTCACGACTATTAAGGGCATTTAAGGAAGTACCCCTAACTCTAACTTCCACATTTCCCGGAGGTTCAACCAAAGCCAATCCAGGTGCTAAATTAAGTGGTTCTACACTAACCGAGAAAGGTTTTTCTACAGTGGGATTATCTAAATTTAAAACATAGAACCAAAGTAAAATCGCTAATAAAACCGCCAATATTTTATAAACTACTTCTTCTTGGCCCCGTTTTTTCACCATTAAGACCTCCAATTAAACCAAGACATTAAATTCTGCTGTTTAGTTAACAAACGCTTATCTAAAATATCTTTTAACATATTTTCATCTAAATAACGGGTTAATTTACCTTCTTCGGCCACAGAAATAGTACCCGTTTCCTCAGAAACGATAATAGCCATGGCATCTGATTGTTCAGTTAAACCAATAGCAGCCCGATGCCGAGTACCTAATTCCTTACTTAAATTAAGGTTTTCGGAAAGTGGTAAAAAACAACCGGCAGCAGCTACACGATCTCCCCGAATAATTACAGCCCCATCATGTAAAGGACTGCGCGGTAAAAAAAGATTAACGATAAATTCTGTAGAAACCAAACCATCTATTTTTGTACCAGTTTCAATATAGTCATTAACACCAATTTCTCGTTCCAAAATAATTAGAGCACCAATTTTATTTTCCGAAAAAATTTTCACCGCACGAGCTAATTGTTCTACCACATTACTTAAAGATTCCTCAGTTAACACTGACATGGGCCTAGCAAAAAACTTACCCCGTCCCAATCTTTCCAAGGCCCTCCTTAATTCCGGTTGAAAAACTATGGGTAAGGCTATAACTAATACTTTTGAAGATTGTCTTAAAATCCAAGCAATAGTAGTAAAACCAAACAAGCCACTTAACAAAGAAGCCACTAGTAAAACAAAGAGACCCTTAATT is a window from the Clostridia bacterium genome containing:
- a CDS encoding NAD(P)H-hydrate dehydratase yields the protein MRIITGSDMRKIDLWAQKEKRIPPLLLMENAGRAVALAVENVIGAEPKQSLLFLIGKGNNGGDALVAARHLYQQGMEINLFFLFPPEEWPGLVRKNWELLKDQGIKGHYLADEHSFYLLKLCLSNSTLVIDGILGTGLRASLPENIVKTIKLVNHASIPVLAIDVPTGVDADQGYVAKPCVQANYTVTFAWAKRGQLLYPAKKNIGKLFIADISIPESGLELVDIKQYYFERQMAQKCLPLRDETGHKNTFGHVLVLAGSQGMMGAAYLASKAVLRSGAGLVTVGVPQSQAPFFNLALPEAITLALPETEKGTLAAEAWPIIKANLAGKKALVFGPGLKTEKGIKELLTKIIQFKMPLVLDADGLNVLAQEPELLAQKKAPLILTPHPGEMARLLKITTEQVLKNPVDVALQAANTFQAITVLKGVVTIITTLEQEVYINSTGSSALATAGTGDVLAGLIAGLLAQGLSTKKAALLGVYLHGLAGEIVAAEKGERGVIAGDVVEAVPLALKDL
- the acpS gene encoding holo-ACP synthase, with the translated sequence MLYVGTDIIEIKRIKQLTERYPQFWERILTSAEKEYCLSRGNPWESLAGRFAAKEAILKCLGLGLFRLSWHDLIIESDSLGCPRVKFSQALQKILTAKGIAEIKISISHCHDYALAVAIGKGD
- a CDS encoding phosphoglucosamine mutase, which produces MSKLFGTDGVRGLANQELTPELAFSLGRAAGTLLKNSDERTAILLGIDTRISSSMLESALAAGICSAGVDVYAAGVIPTPGVAYLTKEIKTCAGVMISASHNSFEDNGIKFFDEFGYKLPDEVEEKIETLVLRGTENLPRPIGGDVGRIIPFPNALNRYGQFLKEAVNVPLTGLRIVVDCAHGAVSEIAPRVYRELGAQVISINDLPTGVNINHNCGSTHLRALQDAVLKYEANLGIAHDGDGDRVLFVDENGKIVDGDQTLVICGLDLQAKGLLKGKIVVTVMSNLGLKKAFQEAGVQVYETQVGDRYVLEKMLQSGAILGGEQSGHIIFLRQNTTGDGLLTALQLLKIIRETREPLSELVKQMTVYPQVLVNVKVKNKEDWQENEAIATAISEGERLLGANGRLLVRPSGTEPLLRIMAEGMDKVQLEKITAKIAEVIAEELA
- a CDS encoding TIGR00159 family protein, with protein sequence MMIIKGTRAVQLIKGLFVLLVASLLSGLFGFTTIAWILRQSSKVLVIALPIVFQPELRRALERLGRGKFFARPMSVLTEESLSNVVEQLARAVKIFSENKIGALIILEREIGVNDYIETGTKIDGLVSTEFIVNLFLPRSPLHDGAVIIRGDRVAAAGCFLPLSENLNLSKELGTRHRAAIGLTEQSDAMAIIVSEETGTISVAEEGKLTRYLDENMLKDILDKRLLTKQQNLMSWFNWRS